The nucleotide sequence CTAGCCCTGACCCTTTCCCGCCCCGGTACCCTCATCATCTGTGATAATGTGATCCGGGAAGGAAAAGTGCTGGACGCCAACCATCCCGACGAGCGAGTGCAGGGAGTACGTCGGTTTAACCAGCTGTTGGCCGAGACACCCAGCGTAACCGCCACAATTTTACAAACCGTCGGCGCCAAAGACTACGATGGTATGGCCATCGCCGTCGTGAACCAAACCGCCTGATTTTAATGTAGGGTACCTTCATCTTTAAATTCAAGGAAAATTGTCAACAAGCAAGCCCATTGATATCAAGCGCGTTACGACGCACATCATTCAGGAAATGAAAACGCGGGGGGAGAAAATCTCCTGCCTCACCGCTTACGACTACTCCATGGGTGGCATCGTGGACGCCGCCGGGGTGGAACTCATCCTGGTAGGCGACTCGGCTTCCAACGTCATGGCGGGCCATGAAACCACCCTACCCATCACGCTGGATCAGATGATCTACCACGCCGCCTCGGTGGTGCGGGCGGTGAGCCGGGCTTTGGTAGTGGTAGACCTACCTTTCGGCTCGTACCAGGGCAATTCGGAGGAAGCGCTGCGCTCGGCCATCCGGATTATGAAAGAATCGGGGGCCCACGCCGTGAAGCTGGAGGGTGGCCTGGAAGTAAAGGAATCCATCACGCGTATCCTGAGCGCGGGGGTACCTGTGATGGGTCACCTGGGCCTCACGCCGCAGTCGATTTATAAGTTCGGTACCTACACCGTCCGGGCGCGGGAAGACGAAGAAGCACAGAAACTACTGGACGACGCCCGCATGCTCGACGAGGTAGGATGCTTCGCGGTGGTGCTGGAAAAAATTCCCTCGACGCTGACCAAGCAGGTATCCGAAAGCATCGCTATTCCTACCATCGGCATTGGCGCAGGCCCCCACGCCGACGGGCAGATTCTGGTGCTGCACGATATGCTGGGGATCAATAAAGAATTCAAGCCCCGCTTTCTGCGCCGCTACGCCGATCTGGACGGCATCATGCACGACGCCATCGCGCAGTACGTCAGCGATGTAAAAAGCAAGTCGTTTCCCAATGAGAAGGAATCGTATTGAAGGGGTATTGGGTTTGCGAGTTCTTCTGGGTGTTTAAGCAACAGAAATTGATTCATTGGGGTGGATTACTAAACATAATTCAGATTCCATAATCTTATCTATATGAAAACTCCATTTCTAATATTGCTCAACCTCTTTTTGATAGGCGCTGCTTTTGGCCAGAAACAAGCTACAACCAAACTATATTTCTTTTCTGATCCTTCCGCCCAGCTTTTCACGGTATCCAATCCAAATGAGCCTATTCTAATCAATCAATGTACTTTAGTCGAGACGAATTTGGATAGTTTAGGGCTGAAAATCTTTAAAAACAGAATAGTTTATATCCATCTCGAGCCTGGCCAGACTTACTACTTTCGGCGCATTATTAGTAGTCACGAATCGATGTTGGCTACCGCTACATTGAGTGCTTGTTCAGAAGAAGATTTTTGGTTGAACGGCTATTTTGCGGGTATGCGTACTTATCGCCATTATTTTTTAGGCAAGGATTCGGGATTAAAACTTTTGGCCGAAGAAAAATGAGGAAGTAAGTACTTTTTTCATCAGAATAACCTACTTGTCCCTTATACAACATGCTAACCACCCGTTATTTTAGCCTACTACTACTGGTATTATTCACCTCAGGTTGTGATTTGGGTGGGTATCATTCAATGGGCCAATTTCCTGACCGTCTTACCGCTGAACAGAAAATGCTGGAACATTTACTAAGTGAGTATGATGAACTTGGCAGCGGAGACTATAAACTGATTTATCAGTTTCCTGAAAAGCAGAAAGAGTTGAAGTACGCGATCTGGTATGACAAGGAATTAGGTCGACTAGGTGTTGAGAATGATATTTACAGCGGGCCTTGCTGCGTCTGGGTGAATGTCGATCAAGCCGTCCTGAGGGATTTGGTAGCCGAAAAGAAAGGTATTCTGAATGCTGATTCACTAAGTGAGCGTATTCATCCAGATTTAGGCCCTTGTCGCTATTAATTTTTGTACAATCTTAGAAATCTGAATTATTGACTTTACATCGTAGTACTGGAAGTATTGATTAATATAATTGGAGTTCTACCCCCGCACCAGCGGAAAATTCATAAATCAACAAACATGAAACATTTCCAGGTTATCAGATATAGAATCACTTAAACAGTAAAAAAAATGGAACGCTTCCTAGTCATACTAGTGGTACTGCTCTGTGGTGGGCTTGCCGCCAATGCACAAACGGTTAACCCCTGGCTCGATTCGACTCAAATAAATCATTCGAAGGTACCCCTGATCATTGCGAATGGAATCGTTACCAATACAGCGGAACTGAATCCTGATTTCATTTCTTCAGTGTATGTTGTTAAGGATCGGCAGGCTGAAAAGGGAGCAGGCTGTTTATCGGATAATGGTTGTATCTATGTGGAAGCAGACCAGCAGTTTGATATAATTACACCCCGAATGTATCAAAGCAAGAAAAATCTACCTTCTTCCGTGCGAACGGTGGTCTTCATGCTGAATGGAACCATGGTCTCCGATACACTACGCATTTCGAAAGGTTCCATTCGCCGGGTGGATGTCCTGTTAGGCTCAAACCATCCAAGGGTACCTGTCGATTCAGCTTGCCTGAGTATTTGGACATTGAGCAATGAAGAGAGAGGAATTCCTGAAATTAATAGTGGAATGCGAATTCGTGGGCCTCGGGAAGCAGGAGAATAAACACATAAAAACAGATTAAACCGTAAGGCTTCCTTCACTTTGGAAACCTAGCCCCCGGAAAGACCCAGTAAGGTAGGTCATCAAGCCTGGTTTCACTTACACAATAAATCTGCCCTATATGAAATATGCCATGAACTGGGTTTACTTATTGCTGGGTTTGGGGCTGCTAACGCCAAATACTTACGCCCAGTCGGGGTACCCCCCGCCTTGTGATGAAGTAAAACAGATTAAGCTAGATACAGATCCAAGCAAGCGCCAGATTCTAGGTGATTTCATTCGAGCCTGTGAGCAAAACCAATGGAAAAACGACAAAGGGATTGTTCTGTTGCGGGAATACCAGAATGAACAAGGTAAAGATTGTTGGTTGCTCCTACCTAGTATTGATGATAGCTATAAGGATAATCCGCCTGGCCGATTCGCCTCCTTCAACGGAGACATCATCCTGGTTTTTGAAGCTGATTCGAACCGGAGTATTATAGAAGCACAAGGGGATAAGAGCGCATTAAACCAATGCCTGGAGCAAATCATCGGTGACCGGGTGTATATTCGGCCCACCATAAAAACCCGGTGGACAGACAATGTGATGCCATTCACAAATCGTAAAATGAAAGTAGGAGTGCGACGAATCTCAGCAGGAAATGGAGGTAGCCTCATTATCATTTTCAATAGTGATGGAAGCTATAAAAAGCTATTGCCCGTTTAAAATCATTTGTGTAAAGTCAAACGAGCATCACTACCGGGCTATTCATTGGTTAGGGTAGGAAGCACCAAATCATTTACACAAAAAGAAAACTTAACTTCTTAACGATGAAAGATCTTGCCTGTTTATTGTTTCTTTTAGCTGCTACAACAGCATCATTTAGCCAGGCTAATGAACCCTTGCTGACTACGGATGTAATCTTCGACCGGACCGCCTTGAAGGAATTACGTTTTCCATCTGAGGCATTTAGACAAGAAAAATCGGTGAGAGTGTATGTGCGTTTTACGCTGACCTCAGAAGGTGAATACGATGATGTCTCCATAGTTAACTCAGAGCCAGTAGACGAATCATTCCAAAAAGAGCTAGA is from Salmonirosea aquatica and encodes:
- the panB gene encoding 3-methyl-2-oxobutanoate hydroxymethyltransferase, yielding MSTSKPIDIKRVTTHIIQEMKTRGEKISCLTAYDYSMGGIVDAAGVELILVGDSASNVMAGHETTLPITLDQMIYHAASVVRAVSRALVVVDLPFGSYQGNSEEALRSAIRIMKESGAHAVKLEGGLEVKESITRILSAGVPVMGHLGLTPQSIYKFGTYTVRAREDEEAQKLLDDARMLDEVGCFAVVLEKIPSTLTKQVSESIAIPTIGIGAGPHADGQILVLHDMLGINKEFKPRFLRRYADLDGIMHDAIAQYVSDVKSKSFPNEKESY
- a CDS encoding energy transducer TonB codes for the protein MKDLACLLFLLAATTASFSQANEPLLTTDVIFDRTALKELRFPSEAFRQEKSVRVYVRFTLTSEGEYDDVSIVNSEPVDESFQKELDRFWPKLPKQDPLYAGLYVIPINFLYGERGTGKPKPISNETDTIAEVRSYRILSELPILSYILCEKKGMGE